TGAGCGCGTAGGTCAGGACGTAGCAGATGATCACCCACCGGATCGCGGCCGGCGCCACGCCGAAGGCCTCGGCCATCGCGGGAAGCACGATGTTGATCGCCGAGTCGAGCGACATGAGCAGCGCGCCGAGCGCCGCCAGGAGGACGGGCATTCGGCAAGTATACGTGCGACCGGCGCGGCCGCGTATACTACCGGGCCATGCCCGACGCGCTCGGCTGGCTGGTCCTCGGGGCCGCCGCGCTCGTGGCGTCCACGGTGGGCGGCGTCGCCGGCTTCGGCACCGGCGTCATCATGGTGCCGATCATCGCGTGGACCCTCGGCATCAAGGCGGCGGTGCCGATCCTCACGGTGGCCATGCTCATCGGCAATGGGGCGCGCGCGTGGTTCAGCCGGACCGAGGTCCAGGGGCACGTGGTCGCCGCGTTCCTGGCCGGCTCGCTCCCGATGACCGTCGTGGGCGCGACGCTCTTCTCGCGCGCGCCCGGAGCCACGATCAGCCGCGTCCTCGGGGCGTTTCTTCTCCTGGCCGTCCCGTTCCGCCGTTGGCTGCTGGTCCGCGGGACGTCGGTGAAGCTCCGCCACTTCCCGATCGTGGGCGGCGCGTTCGGCCTGCTGTCCGCGCTGGTGGGTGCCACCGGACCGATCATCAGCCCGTTCTTCCTGGGCTACGGGTTGCGCCGCGGCGCCTACGTCGCCACCGACGCGCTCTGCACGGTGGGCACCTTCGCGCTGCGGCTCGTCGTCTTCCGCCGGAACGAGCTGATGGGCGCCCAGACCGTGGCCGTCGGGCTCTTCCTCGGGGTGGTGATGATCGTCGGCGCGTTCGCGGGCCGCCGCCTCCTCGATCGCATGAGCGAGCGGACGTTCGTGCGACTCATCGAGGTGCTGCTGTTGCTCTTCGGCACGCAGATGCTCCTCTTCCCGAGTCGTTGATTTGTGCCGGCAAACGGGGTAGAAGAGGAGCCACCATGCCGCTCCAGCCGGGCCAGACCGCCGAGGTGCAGCAGGTGGTGACCCGAGAGCTGACCGCCGACGTGCTCGGCAATCGCGGCGTCACCGTATTCGCGACGCCCTTCGTGCTCACCCTGCTGGAGAACGCGGCCCACGCGGTGATGGTGCCGCACCTCCCGCCGGGCGGCGCCACCGTGGGCACCCGCGTCGACATGCGTCACCTGGCCGCGACCCCGCTCGGCATGACGGTGCGCGCGAAGGCGGTGCTGATCGAGACCGACGGCCGGCGCTGCCTCTTCGAGGTCGAGGCGTGGGACGAGGTGGACAGGA
The Candidatus Methylomirabilota bacterium genome window above contains:
- a CDS encoding thioesterase family protein, which codes for MPLQPGQTAEVQQVVTRELTADVLGNRGVTVFATPFVLTLLENAAHAVMVPHLPPGGATVGTRVDMRHLAATPLGMTVRAKAVLIETDGRRCLFEVEAWDEVDRIAEGRHERFVVPDLARFLERAAAKGARGPR
- a CDS encoding sulfite exporter TauE/SafE family protein, translated to MPDALGWLVLGAAALVASTVGGVAGFGTGVIMVPIIAWTLGIKAAVPILTVAMLIGNGARAWFSRTEVQGHVVAAFLAGSLPMTVVGATLFSRAPGATISRVLGAFLLLAVPFRRWLLVRGTSVKLRHFPIVGGAFGLLSALVGATGPIISPFFLGYGLRRGAYVATDALCTVGTFALRLVVFRRNELMGAQTVAVGLFLGVVMIVGAFAGRRLLDRMSERTFVRLIEVLLLLFGTQMLLFPSR